CGTGCCGCTACCTTCTTGGGTGCAGCGTGGGGCTGCCTTGCACCAAGGAGGGGCCGTGGACGCTGCCGCAGCCGAGCAGTCGAAGAGCGAGCAGCGCATAGGCCTGCTGAACGGTTTCGCGGCCTACGGGATGTGGGGCCTCGTGCCCCTGTTCTGGCCGCTGCTCAAGCCGGCCGGGGCGGGCGAGATCCTCGCGCACCGGATGGCCTGGTCCCTCGTCGTGGTCGGCGTCGCGCTGCTGGCCGTGCGGCGCTGGGCCTGGGCGGGCGAGCTGATCCGGCAGCCGCGCAAGCTGGGCCTCGTGACGATCGCCGCGGCGGTCATCACGGTCAACTGGGGCGTCTACATCTGGGCCGTGAACTCCGGCCACGTCGTGGAGGCCTCCCTCGGCTACTTCATCAACCCCCTCGTCACCATCGCCATGGGCGTCCTGCTCCTCGGCGAACGGCTGCGGCCCGTGCAGTGGGCGGCCGTCGCCGTCGGCCTCGCGGCGGTCCTCGTCCTCGCCTTCGGGTACGGGCAGCCGCCGTGGATCTCGCTCTGCCTCGCCTTCTCCTTCGCCACGTACGGCCTGGTGAAGAAGAAGGTCGGCCTCAGCGGTCTGGAGTCCCTGGCCGCCGAGACCGCGATCCAGTTCCTGCCCGCGGTCGGGTTCCTGGTGTGGCTCGGGGTGCGGGGCGACGCCACGTTCGGCACGGAGGGCGGTTTCGGGCACGGGGCGCTGCTCGCGGCGACCGGTGTGGTCACCGCCATTCCCCTCGTCTGCTTCGGGGCCGCGGCGATCCGGGTGCCGCTCGCGACGCTGGGGATGCTGCAGTACCTCGCGCCCGTCTTCCAGTTCCTGCTCGGCATCCTGTACTTCCATGAGGCGATGCCGCCCGAGCGGTGGGCCGGGTTCGGTCTTGTGTGGCTGGCGCTGACGTTGCTGACGTGGGACGCGGTGCGGGGGGCTCGGCGCACCGCGGTTCGGCTTGCCGCTGCGCGGGCTTCCGCGGTTCCTGTTGCGGGGCGGGATACGGAGCCGATGACTCCCGCTGCCGGGCGGGAAGCGGAGTCCTCGGTCTGACCTTTCCCGCGGGTGCGCCGTGGCTGGTCGCGCAGTTCCCCGCGCCCATACGGGGCACTGCTCAGTTCCAGGCCGCCGAAGCTGCCGCTGCCTTCGCGTAGACGCTGAAGTCCCGGGGCTCCCGGCCCAGGACATCTCGTACGCCTGTCACCGGCGCCGCGTTGTAGCCGGTCTTCAGCCAGTCGAGGACGTCGGCGAGGGCGCGGGCGATGTCGGCCGGGACGTCGGCCGCGGTCAGCTCCGCGACGTACTCGTCCGGGGTGATGTGCTCGAAGCGCATCGGCCGCCCCGAGGCCTCCGCCAGCTCCGCGACCGCGTCGGCGAAGCTCAGCGCGCGGGGTCCTGACAGCTCGTACGTACGGCCCGTGTGCCCCTCCTCGGTGAGCAGGGCCGCGGCCACCTCCACGATGTCCTCCACATCGATGAACGGCTCCGGCACGTCGCCGACGGGCAGCGCGAGGCGGCCTTCGAGCAGGGCCGTGGCGAAGATGTCCTCGTCGAAGTTCTGCGAGAAGTTGTTCGGGCGGATCACCGTCCAGTCGACGTCCGCCGCGCGCACCACGCGCTCGGCCTCCGCCATGGACGGCTCGAAGGAGTCCTTGAACACCTCGACGCCCCGCCCGGACAGGACCACGAAGCGGCGTACGCCCGCCGCCACGGCCGTGTCCACGAAGTCGGCGATCGGCTCGGGTTCGGGCGGGCCGACGAGGTAGAGGGCGGTCACGCCCTGAAGGACCGGGGCCCACGTGGAGCGGTCGTTCCAGTCGAAGCGGGTCTCGCCGGAGCGCGAGGCCGCGCGCACGGTGTGGCCCGCGGCCCTGAGCAGGGGCACCAGGCGGCGGCCGGTCTTGCCGGTGGCGCCGAGCACGAGGATGAGGGCGTCGGGCTGCGTCTGCTTCTTCGGGTTCGTGGTCATGGGTCAAGCCAACTCCCCCTGCCCGGAGGGTGACATGGGAGCCCGTCTCGCGTGCATGGGAGTACGTCCACGGGGCTCGGGCTCCGTTTACGGTGGAGGGCATGGACGCTCTGGGGGATCTGCTGCGCGGGGTACGCGCGGACGGCGCGCTGTTCGGTCGCACGGTGCTGAACGGGCCGTGGGAGGTGGTCCGCGACGAGGGGGCGGCCCTGACGCTGATCACGGTGATGCGCGGCACGGCCCGGATCACCGCCGCGTCGGGCGAGCCGCAAATCCTGGAGGAGGGAGGGGCGGCCGTGGTCTGCACGACGGCACCGTTCACGCTGTCGGCGCCTTCCGCGGCCGAATCCGGGGCTTACGCAGCCGAATCCGGGGCGGAGTGCGAACTCATCACCGGTGCGTACCAACTGGACGGCGCGGTGGGCCGGCGGCTCATCAGCATGCTGCCGCCGCTCCTCGTGGTCCCGTCCAGCGAGGACTGCACGCCCATCCTGGAGCTCATCGCCTCGGAGGTGGCCGCCGACCGGCCGGGGCGCCAGTACGTGATGGACCGGATGCTCGACTGGATGCTGGCCTGCACCCTGCGCGACTGGTTCGAACTGCCGGACGCCTGCCCGCCCGACTGGTACATCGCCCTCGGCGACGAGGTGGTCGGCCCCGCGCTGCACGCCATGCACGACGAGCCGTCGCGGCCCTGGACGGTGGCGTCGCTCGCCGCGCGCGCCCAGGTGTCGCGCGCGCTGTTCGCCCGCAACTTCGCCGAGCTCGTGGGCAGGCCGCCGATGGCGTACCTCACCGAGTGGCGCATGACGCTCGCCGCCGAACTGCTCGCCGAGCCGGGCGCGACGGTGGCCGCCGTGGCCGGGCAGGTGGGATACGCCGACGGATTCGGCTTCAGCGACGCCTTCAAGCGAATCCGCGGAATCGCACCGAGCGGCTACCGCGCCTCACTGGGCACGAGGCGCCCGGCTTCCGGACCACTCAGGGCAGCGGGCTGACCGCCGGCCCCGCGGAATTCTCGAGCCGGGCGGCTGCCACGACAGAACTCACAGCAGGAGCCGCGTCACCATCTCGTCGATGAGGCGCTCGGGCCGATGCGGGGCCAGCAGCCCGGGGAGGGTCAGCTCGTCCAGCATGAGCCCGGACATGGCCATGTAGAGCAGCACCATGCCCGTCCCGTCGCCCGGCAGCCCGTGGTCGAGGTGGAAGCTGATGTTGCCCTCCATCTCGGCGCTGAAGAAGCGCGTCAGTTCGGCGTGCAGCTCAGGGTTCCTGGTGGCCATCAGGCGGAGCTCCAGCATGGCCAGATGGGAGCTGCGGTCGGCCCGCATCCGTTCGACGATCCCGCGCATGAAGGTCTTCACCAGCTCGTGCGACGGCTCCGCCTCCAGGTCCTTGGCCACATCCGACGGATCGGGCGTCAGCCGCTCGCGGGTGCGCCCCATGATCTGGCCGAGCATGTCGGCGCGGTTGGTGAAGTAGTTGGACGCCGTACCCGTGGGCACGGCCGCCTCGGTGTCGAGGGCGCGGAGGGTCAGCCCGCGTGCCCCCTCGCGGGCGAGCACCTCGATGGCGGCGTCGAGCAGGGCGACGCGGCGGGCGGGGTTCTGACGCATGACGTTCTCCCGGGACAGGAAACAGGGACGGGGGACAGGGGGCGGGGGGCGGGGACAGGTTTCGGTTCGGCGATCCATTGACACCACTGCAAGTGAAGTACTAAGTTCGGACCACTTCAGTCACAGTACATCGAGTGCAGCGCCTTCCGCCTTCCCTGCCGCCACCCCGCGGCATCCGCAGCCACAGAAAGAGCCCCGCATGCGAAAGCTCACGTACTACGTCGCCGCCACCCTCGACGGCTACATCGCCGGCCCTGAAGGGCAGTTCGACTTCTTCCCCTTCGAGGGCGAGGTCCGGGACACGATCCTCGCCGAGTACCCCGAGACCCTGCCCACGGTGGCCCGTGAACCGTTCGGCATCACCGAGGCCCCCAACAGACACTTCGACACCGTCCTCATGGGGCGCAGCACTTACGAGGCAGGTCTGCCGCAGGGCCTGACCAGCCCCTACGCGCACTTGAAGCAGTACGTCGTCTCCAGCACCATGGCCGCCCCCGACCCGGAGGTGGAGATCGTCGCCGACGACCCGGCCGGGCTCGTGCGCGGCCTGAAGAAGCAGGACGGCCTGGACATCTGGCTGTGCGGCGGCGGAAAGCTGGCCGCGGCGCTGCTCGACGAGATAGACGTACTGATCATCAAGCGCAACCCGATCGTCATCGGCTCCGGAATCCCCCTGTTCGACGGGCCGTTCAACCTGGCCGGCTTCACCCTGTCGGCCAACCGGTCCTTCGACACCGGCGTCTCCATGACCACGTTCCACCGGAAGTGACCTCCGGCGGTGACCGCCCTGCGGAACACGCCGACCGATATGCGCTCTTGACGCGCGGTCAACCTCACACGCACCATCAGGCACGCCAATTCCGCGCGGCAAGCGCGGATTTGGCGTACCCCCACGCAACGATCCAACAGAACACGGAGCCCCCCACATGAAG
This Streptomyces sp. NBC_01283 DNA region includes the following protein-coding sequences:
- the rarD gene encoding EamA family transporter RarD codes for the protein MDAAAAEQSKSEQRIGLLNGFAAYGMWGLVPLFWPLLKPAGAGEILAHRMAWSLVVVGVALLAVRRWAWAGELIRQPRKLGLVTIAAAVITVNWGVYIWAVNSGHVVEASLGYFINPLVTIAMGVLLLGERLRPVQWAAVAVGLAAVLVLAFGYGQPPWISLCLAFSFATYGLVKKKVGLSGLESLAAETAIQFLPAVGFLVWLGVRGDATFGTEGGFGHGALLAATGVVTAIPLVCFGAAAIRVPLATLGMLQYLAPVFQFLLGILYFHEAMPPERWAGFGLVWLALTLLTWDAVRGARRTAVRLAAARASAVPVAGRDTEPMTPAAGREAESSV
- a CDS encoding NAD(P)H-binding protein gives rise to the protein MTTNPKKQTQPDALILVLGATGKTGRRLVPLLRAAGHTVRAASRSGETRFDWNDRSTWAPVLQGVTALYLVGPPEPEPIADFVDTAVAAGVRRFVVLSGRGVEVFKDSFEPSMAEAERVVRAADVDWTVIRPNNFSQNFDEDIFATALLEGRLALPVGDVPEPFIDVEDIVEVAAALLTEEGHTGRTYELSGPRALSFADAVAELAEASGRPMRFEHITPDEYVAELTAADVPADIARALADVLDWLKTGYNAAPVTGVRDVLGREPRDFSVYAKAAAASAAWN
- a CDS encoding AraC family transcriptional regulator, which produces MDALGDLLRGVRADGALFGRTVLNGPWEVVRDEGAALTLITVMRGTARITAASGEPQILEEGGAAVVCTTAPFTLSAPSAAESGAYAAESGAECELITGAYQLDGAVGRRLISMLPPLLVVPSSEDCTPILELIASEVAADRPGRQYVMDRMLDWMLACTLRDWFELPDACPPDWYIALGDEVVGPALHAMHDEPSRPWTVASLAARAQVSRALFARNFAELVGRPPMAYLTEWRMTLAAELLAEPGATVAAVAGQVGYADGFGFSDAFKRIRGIAPSGYRASLGTRRPASGPLRAAG
- a CDS encoding TetR/AcrR family transcriptional regulator produces the protein MRQNPARRVALLDAAIEVLAREGARGLTLRALDTEAAVPTGTASNYFTNRADMLGQIMGRTRERLTPDPSDVAKDLEAEPSHELVKTFMRGIVERMRADRSSHLAMLELRLMATRNPELHAELTRFFSAEMEGNISFHLDHGLPGDGTGMVLLYMAMSGLMLDELTLPGLLAPHRPERLIDEMVTRLLL
- a CDS encoding dihydrofolate reductase family protein translates to MRKLTYYVAATLDGYIAGPEGQFDFFPFEGEVRDTILAEYPETLPTVAREPFGITEAPNRHFDTVLMGRSTYEAGLPQGLTSPYAHLKQYVVSSTMAAPDPEVEIVADDPAGLVRGLKKQDGLDIWLCGGGKLAAALLDEIDVLIIKRNPIVIGSGIPLFDGPFNLAGFTLSANRSFDTGVSMTTFHRK